CTCTATAACTcgcaatatatatacttgAGTAACTTTACTTCTAATAATTCATAAAAAAGTTCAACTGCAAATGAAAACAAAGTATTATTCCAAACCGCACCGTATTTTACAAGATCTCATGGAGCATCAAAATCTAATACACAATTATGTTTCccaaaaaatatatgacAATGCGGTAAAAAACGTGCTGGCTTCACTAAAACAACTTAAACAATTGCAATTCTTTTTTTTGAAACCCATGCCAAATCGATTTAAACAAATGAACTAACAGACACTTGTATAACTATAATTTCCATTGATTACTTTGTAACTAAATTGAGTATTAACAATTAGAATTAGCCTATTTACCAGCTATAcagttatttataattacCAAAGCGGAAATATTACAAGTAAACTAGAACATTGATGTGATAAGATGATGGCGACTAATGGCACCACAAACTAATTTTCACACTGACTTTAATAGacttaaaaattaatacatttaataacTCCATATGACTGCTAGaccaaaattaatttttggtAGCTTCAAGGGAATATCCGATGTCAGAATCCAAACTTATACATTGAAGGCAACAACTCCATTAGCTAGGGCTATTCTAATTCATGGAAGCAGATGCCATTTTGCGGcggaatttttaaaatacaatCCTAATTATATTGTGCAAAACAATTCATCTCAGAATCCAAGACATATTGATAAACATAAGAATCCACTCAATAAATCAACAGAACCcgatgtaaatattttaattaatttagcatCTGTATGGAGAAGATTTGTGCAAGAAGGATCAGTTGAAAACGGTTGGGCAATTGGAATTGGAAACCGCAGTCATTGATGTTTATGAGGACGGCACTGATGCGTGGGCCACCACAAACACATTCATTTACGAAGGTAGTTTCTGCCAGGTATTAAATGAGAACAATATAACTGTACATGGAATGGATTTAAGATCATATGGAAGATCAGAATCACCTCAAATTCCAATTGCGGGTAAACGTAGAGGGCTAGTAGATGATTTCGACAATTTGTCAAAGGATGTTATAACTTACATTGAGAATATTAAGAAAGAGAATCCAGATGTAATCCCAATATATCTAATTGGAATGTCTATGGGCGGAGGGGTTGTGTCCAGAGTGGTTGAGTTGTATGAGGATAAGAAATTGGTCGAtggaataattttattgtcaCCAATGTTGAGTATACTTAGTGACAATTTGAACTTTCTTGTGAACGTATCATGGTATTTACACACGattatgtcaaaattatttccGACATTAACAATTGCATCTGGAGATCGCTCAAACGATCCCAATCCTATTGAAAGATTAAGAGAAAATGACCCACTATGTATAGATGAAGGTATCCCATATAAAACTGGTTATGGcatgataaaattggtaGATGAGATACATAAGGATTCTGCTAAAATACATATGAATACTTCAGTATTAATCTTCCACTCATTATCTGATAATGTATGCTTTTACAGAGGaagtgaaaatttttataattcattatctcatattaaaaaaaaaaGACTTGTAAcactaaataaaattgatcaCATGATAACCTGTCAACCGTTTTGCCTGCAAATCGCCAAATATGTGTCTGATTGGATTAACATTGGAgattcaaattgtaaacTCGACTACGCCTGCGACACTTAAGCATGTATAGCACTCCATTttaaactaattttattgaaattCAAATAAGTAGTCATATTTGCATAAATTGTCATGCGTATATATCAGCCTGTGTGGAAATgtgatgatgatattatatgGCACTATAATGTCTAAGGAGACtcaattgataaattgccCAGAAACTGGAGATTTATTGGATT
The DNA window shown above is from Babesia microti strain RI chromosome III, complete genome and carries:
- a CDS encoding hypothetical protein (overlaps_old_locusTagID:BBM_III00070), translated to MTARPKLIFGSFKGISDVRIQTYTLKATTPLARAILIHGSRCHFAAEFLKYNPNYIVQNNSSQNPRHIDKHKNPLNKSTEPDHLYGEDLCKKDQLKTVGQLELETAVIDVYEDGTDAWATTNTFIYEGSFCQVLNENNITVHGMDLRSYGRSESPQIPIAGKRRGLVDDFDNLSKDVITYIENIKKENPDVIPIYLIGMSMGGGVVSRVVELYEDKKLVDGIILLSPMLSILSDNLNFLVNVSWYLHTIMSKLFPTLTIASGDRSNDPNPIERLRENDPLCIDEGIPYKTGYGMIKLVDEIHKDSAKIHMNTSVLIFHSLSDNVCFYRGSENFYNSLSHIKKKRLVTLNKIDHMITCQPFCLQIAKYVSDWINIGDSNCKLDYACDT